Part of the Cervus elaphus chromosome 18, mCerEla1.1, whole genome shotgun sequence genome is shown below.
ggtataaattagcagtttgggattaacagatacaaactgctatatatcaaacaaacaacaaagtcctactgtatatcacagggaactatattcaagagattcaatatcttatagtaaACTATatggaaaatattctggaaaagaatatatataatatataataaatataaatatatataataaatataattttattatatattatctaggagattccctgatagctcagtcagtaaagaatctgcctgtaatgcaggagaccttggttcaattcctaggtcaggaagatctgctggagaagggacgggctacccactcccatatatttgggcttctcttgtggctcagctgttaaagaatccaccggcaatgtgcagactgggttcgatccctgggttgggaagatcccctggagaagggaacagttacccactccagtattctagcctggagaattccatggatgtatagtccatggggtcacgactaagtgactttcactcacttgtaTTATACaataaaggaatatatatattatatatatatatgcatcactttgttgtacatcagacactaacacaacattgtactatacttcaattaataaaaaagaatgatccCAGTTCTAAAGTTAGCAGTCATCTAGAAGCAAGGGGACAGAACACCTTTAAGGTTCTTATGAAGAACCAGCATTGCCTGTTTAGCATTATTAGTGTAGAAACTTGGGCTGCAACTTACAGCTGGAGACTTTCTCTCCATTTGAACCAGCACAATTCAGCCAAGAGATCAGTCTCTCCATCACTAGTTATCACCCACGGAGACAGGCCTTGACCCTCCTAAGTCCCAGGAAGACAGGCATACCCAAATTAAGCAGGCTTTGGGGTTCATCAGACCTGGTTCAGACATCAACTAGTTACATGATCTGGGGCAAATTTAACCTCTtggcctttgtttcctcatctgtgaaatggggaatGATAACAtctgtgaggactaaatgagacaATGGATGTTAAGTGGCCCATCATGGTGCTTGCAGTCTTGAGAAGTTGCCAGAAAGAACCCTGTAGTAGCAGCTTCACAAGACAAGCTGAGTGCCTCAGAGCTCTGGGTAACAGATGGGAACTTCCAACATCTAGGGCACAATTATACAGATGTTTACGCCTCAGATCGGAGATGCTCAATAGGGTGGCCTGGGGGGAGGAATGCAGAAAGCTCACAGTTATCAACCTGCCTTCTTATCCTTTTCTCCCTCCATCTCTTCTTCGAAGCAATCTTCCTGATTTGCAAGGTAATAAATATGGCTCAGTCTCATTACCTTATCAACATACCCCACACACTATTTGAAATTCTAGGACCAGGGACCAaggaaaatttatttctctctgttgTCTGATCtaaattctctctctttcctttcttagaGTATCTAGCACAGAGAAAACTAGTCAAATAACTGGAAAACTTAGTTTggagaaaggggagggaagaCAAGGAATTTATGTTCTTAAGGGTAGGGAGGGACcaagttttcttcctttcatttgggAGCATTTGCAGCCTTACATATACCAATGCTTAAAATTATTAATCAGACACTGATTTGCTTCTTTGCTTGTTTAATATCTCCTCAGAATTCAAAAGCACAGAATCATTAGTCCTAGGAAAGCAGCTGTGACTATGGATCTTTCTATTCCATCCAAACCACCTGGAAATAACATCATATCCTACAGAAACTTAGGATATATCCTGCAAAACTTTTCCAGGATATTATGAATACtgacttgaaaataaaataaagcattcaGAAGCACATTACTTTCAAAGTTTAAAGCAGAAATTATGGAAGTTTAAAGCCCACCCATgagaaggttttttccagtgtAACAgcttacacacaaacacatatacacaattcCAGGCTAAAATGTTTGGTCTGTAATCAAGGCAGTTAAAGTACTAAGGTATTCCTCCCTAGATTTAAGCTTGTCGATAAATACATGAAGTATTTCTTACCTCCTTTTCATTTACCACTTACATTCACACTCTGTGTCCAGACATATACAcgcatgtatatacacaccatTAAGTAAGCAAACAGGTCAAATTGATCAAGTTTAATGATTCTGTGGTTATCGTTATTATCACTTGAATGCATCACTTCTGTTCCATTAAGTCTGCTCACTTTAGATAGTGCAGATCGCCTAGCCTCCCAGATTATTTAATCACCCCCAAACCCTCACAATACAGATCACTATGATGAACAACAGAAAGATACATATTAGACTGTGGCAGAGCACCGGTCTTTAGGATCCAAAGATCTCTACAACCAGCAAGAGCAGGTGGGGGAAAGCAAAGAATAAGGAAATGATACTGTTTGAATCCAACTTCTCTGAGTCCCTCCATTAGTAGTAACACAAGTGAGGAAGATGAGTTTTAGGGACTGAAACCCTATTACTTCCCTAAGTGATCGGGAAAAGGACCCTGGTGACAGTAATGCACGAACACCCTGGCTGCAGGGACGTGGAGGTTTAGCTGAAAGGTTATCCATATGTAGCAAGTACCCCAGCCCTGTTCGGCTGAATTTCTACCACTTTCCTGTGAGGCTCACAGCATCTTTCTGGAATCCTCTGCAGCATAACtagttggggggggcgggggggggggggggcgagtaTAAATTTCAGAGCTAATTCTTTGTATTCAGGCAGGATCAGAGCTTCCTGATCAGACCCCTCTCTTTAAGAAGGTAGAATTTTCTTCTTAATGGGACTTCAACATTGAGGGATAGATAGCAAAGTCACTCACTCACAATCTCAAGCCAATGATGTACAGCAGGTTAAGGCAGGGAGGGACAAGTGTGGAAGGTCTAGAAGCCTATCCAGGCCAAAAGCAGGTCACTCAAGTAATTCCTAAGAACCAGCTGGTGTGCAGGGATTTCTCCAGGATGGCCACAAGTGGTGAGGTTTGTCCAGACATTAGGTTGTGCCCTGCCCTAAGTATTTCAGGTTTCCCAGTTCCACAATGAACTCCCCAAGTTCACTATCCCTGGGCCCTTTGGACTAGGGGAcaatctgtcactatttcaaaCTTCCTGGTCCCTCTCCAGCTTGCATTTATGTCCCCAGAGAATTGGGGCAGCAGTGGGCCAGACTCAAGATTGTGATGAAATGGAGTAAATAGTGGGTCCTTGTGTGTGTTTAGAAATTAAGTGAACTCTCTTTGGAGTCATAGGTACTCCTAGCTCTGCACTAGGAGTatgatattaaaacaaaacaaaacaaaacaaaacaaaaaaaccttattttaaaagacactcactttCCCAACTTTTGCACCTCTCAATCCTAacctctccccactcctcccttCATGGACAGGCCACCAGAAGATGCTGTCCCAACCCTTTCAGTATCTCTGGGGCCCAAGGATATAATGGCATTAATGGCATTTGACAGAAGATCCCACCCCACACTGAGGATTCCTCCCAGGTCAATACAGTGAAGAAATAAGACGGTGACATAAGAGAAAAGGCGGGAGAAACCAAAGCCTGTCCCTTCTCACAGAAGAGGCACAGAAATCGGAGGAGTGAAAATGGCATCATCTCTTGCCAGAGGGCCACCAACCACCACCGGCTGGGAGCCGCATGATCGCTTGCTTCTCCTCCGGACTGAAGTGCAAGATGGTCAGGATGGCAGTGAGCGTCTGCTGGCGGCCCAGGGTGTCCGGCAAGGTCAGGAAGCGATAGATGATGTTCTTGAGGTACTCCAGGTTGGCTCCCTCCCGACTCTGGTCCCTGATGTTCTTTGCGATGTGGCTCTGCAGGGCTCCCACCTCCTCCCGATGGCGCTCCCCCTCCTCCAGCAACCGGTCCTGCAGCCGATGCACTTCCACCTCCAGCCGGTGCTTCTGCTTCCTCAGCGACGTGATCTCCACCTCCTTGCGGGCCAGCTGCTCAGCATACAGGAAGAAAGTGGGCTCGCTGGCCGCAGCGAGTTGCAGAGCTTGGGTCAGGCTGTCCGGGGTGGAGGTGTCCGCCTGGTCCCCGGGGCCCGCGCCACCCACAGGGCTTCTGCGCCCCGGCAGCCCGGAGGACAAGGCCACGGATCGCAGCTGCTCCAGCTCCAGGTCCTTCTCGGCCAGCACGGCCAGCGCCCGGTCCCGCTGCTTGtgcagctcctcctccagcttcAGCGTGCGGTCCCGGAAGTCCAGCTGGCTCCGCTCCAGCTCCTGCCGGTGGCCGTGCTGCAGCCGGGCCATCTCCTGCTTCCAGCCCTCGGCCTCCTGCTGGTGCTGGTGCTCCAGCTCCTCGCAGGACAGCCGCAGCGAGATGTACTTCTCCTTCAGCTCGGCCAGCTGCTCCCGGGCTTCCTCCAGCTCCCTGCCCAGGTTCCCATCTTTGACATTCTTGCTCTTGAGGACCACCTGGGCCCGCATCTTGTACCTCTCAAATTCCTCCTTCAGCTGTTTCAGCTCCTGCTGGTAGTAGAGCGCTGTGGCCTTCTCCCCATCAGCAGCCTCAGAACTGGGCATTATCTCCAGGTTGCAGAGCTTCTCCACGTCCAGGGTCACCTGGCTCTTCCTGGCCGCCACCTGCAGCAGCCtcttcagcttctccatcttgtcCTTCAGGACGTTGACATCCAGACTGGACTCATCTCCATGGCTGTCCAGAGGGGACCGGCTGGAGGCCGCTAGCGCCAGCGTCTTGTTCTCCAGGTCCAGCTGCAGAATGCGCTCCTTCAGCTTCTGAATGGCCAGCTGGTCCTTTTGCTTGGCCTTCTCGTAGGTGCCCAGCAGTTCCGACACCTGGGATATTTGATTCTCCAGGGCCGCCACCCTCTGCTCTTCCAACTGCGACTGCTGGCGCAGCTGATCCTCAGCGAGGGCTGTCTGAAAAAACAAGGGAACAGGTGGAGATGCATCCAGAAAAGCCACAAGGTCGGAGGGCCAACTTTGAGGAAGCAAGGGAGGGGGGACAAAAGGGTTATGGGATGGGGGTGGCCTGGCAAAAAATGGGAACTGGGAATTTTTCTGAGTTTGGGAGCTTCAAGCTCCTGTAACCTGCTCTCAGACACACATTATACTCAATGATATTAAGACTCTTTGGAGATCTGCTACTGTTCTGCTTTAGCGTTTCTACTCTCTCCACCCACACACCAAGTTCACGTGTAAAGTGTGCTCTTCACCATATGacattcttttcctcttccaACACTCCTGCAAGTTCAGAATTGACTTGGATCTCTCCCCACGCTCAAAGGAGGCACTGGAAAATAGCCTATCTTTCCAGACAAGGCAAATATTGACTGCAAGCAATACAAGAGgtgatttcttctgtgaaaatTCCCTTTGTCCCCTTCAGCCACCCTACATACAGGCATCCACTGCTCCCCCTAGACAGGCATATTGCTATAAGCATCCACTCCACCCTGCACTGCACAGCCACTGCTATACCACTTCACAGAACACAGCTGGACAGATACCATGCCCTGACGCTCAGACATGCCCGGACGCTCAGATCTGTCTGGTCCAACTTCAGACTATACTCAGAAACTCCACATCCTGTTGGAAGCACACTCTGTGGATACTGTCAACACCACATAGAAAAGGATTTCTCAGGACCCACAAGTGAAACTTTTTGAAGAGCAACAAAAAATCAACAGTGCAGGCACTTAGTTCTAACTGTCAAACAAGGAGAAAAACCTAGTATTTCCCCATATGTCACAAGTGTGTGTtgactcgtgtctgactctttacttccttatggactatagcttaccaggctcctctgtctatgcggttttccaggcaagaatactggagtgggttgcaatttcctactccaggggatcttcctgacccagggatcaaacccatatctccagaATCTCTtctattggcaggtggattctttaccactgagacacctgggaagccaatttaAGTTAAATGACTCATGTTTGAAAGAGATGAAGATAATTACCTTCCTCATTTCCTGCTGCAACTGAGCCTGGAAATGGCTCTTAAGGCAGGCGGCCTCTTCTTGAAGCTCCTTCAGCCGGGGGTCAGGCTGATTCTTCTCATCTCGAAGAGCCTGAAGCTCACCTTTCAGCTCCTCCACCTCACGGGTCAGCTGCTTGGTCTGCAGTTCAAACCCTTCCATCTGACCGGCTGCATAGGCCCGCCCGGCCAGAGCTTCCCGGGTCTCTTCCAACCGAAGCTCCAAGTCCTGGCGCTGGGCCCTCTCCTCCTGCAGCAGTTTCTGGAGCTCACGCAGCATCAAGGCATGGTCACTCTGCTCTTGGGCGCGATCATGCTGCTGCGTGATAAGCCGGGCTTTGGTTTCTGCTATCTGTTCCTGCAACCCCTTCAGTTCTCCCTCCAGCCggcccctctcctcctctgctttTTTACTGGCATCCTCTAAGTCTTGCTTCATCTTCTTTTTGTCCGCCAGGTAAGAAGCTTCCATGCGGGACTTCTCCTGGGTGACTGTAGCCAAAGAGCTGGTCAAAGTAGCCAACTGAGTCTTCAGCTGGTGCAGGCGTTtgtccacctccccacccccggaTGGGCCGTCCCCACTACTACTGCTAACGCCACTCTCTGACCCGCTGGCCTCTTCCAGCTTTGGAGGTGGTGGTCCACGGGCCAGTCTGTCATCTTCTACCCCAAACTCACCCTTGGTGCTGGTGAGACTGGCCGCAGTGTCCAGGCTGGCGGCGGTCCCTGTGCTATCCTCGCTGTGAGTGGAGCATCGGTCATCCACAGAGTCAGGAAAGGTGAGGCCTTGAGGCTGCGCACCGGCGAGGCCCACATCCGCCTCGTGGGATACGGACAGTACCTTAATGCTGGCCTCCAGCGCCTCTTTCTCCTTCAGCAGACTTTTATAGGCACGGACTACATCCTTGAGACGTGTCTGGTACTGGAGGAGCTGCTTCTTCTGAGTCTCAATGGTCTCCAGCAGGTCCTTCTTGCTTGGGCCGCCCCCGAAATTCATTCCAACAAACTTCTCCATGAGGGTTCAGGACGGGTTGCTCCACGCCAGGGTTTGGACAGCCTGGGAGAGCGTCACGAAGATGCTAGCGGGGGTTGTATGCGACGGGGAGATAGCTGTCCCCCTCCGCCGCACATCCGCTCCAAGCAGCCGTTCGAGACCGGATGCAGGGCGGCGGGGCAGCAGGGCAGAAACGCTTGCCAGGTCCCAGGTTGGAGGGCGGGGGCGGGTCCTATCCTAGAGGCGGGGCGACGCTGGCACGAGACGAGCACACTGCCAGGGCTCTCCCGCACTGTCCCAGAAGCCGCTCCGCGCTCCCCGCTCACCCAGCCACAGCAGCACCGGCTGGAACCCGGCGCACGACAGGCCAAAGATTTAAGATGAGCGTAGCTCCATCCCGACTTCCTAACTCTAGCGGCTGGACAACGGCGCTTCCGGGTCTGCTGGAAGTGACGAGAGCGCGAAGTATTAGGCTCCGCCCGCTGTGGGCGCGAGGTGGGCGGGGCTACCTCAGCCGGCCGGTGGGAAGAGGACCCAGCAGAGCTGAGAACTGGTCACTCACCCGCGGAGCGCCGGTTCCTCTTCACCACAGCAGAGCAAGCAGAGTCGAGCACACCGGAGTCATTTTGGTTTGGTGAAGGCCCCTGATCTTGCCCTAGCGCTAAGATCAGAGAGGGACGGGAGCGACCTCGCAATGAGTCCTTACCAAAGACTCGAGTGAAGGACAGGCCCCACTGTTTGGGTGCTCAGTACCGTTGTCCTTAAAGAGGAAGAGTTAAGACTGCCATTTAGACCACAAAGATGACAACCCTTTCTAGGACAGTATTTGACACCTAGACAGTGTATAAGATAATCATTATTACACCTTTCCTGAGTTCTGCTgggttcatttaacaaatatatataaataaatatatataggcATCATGTCCATTCTAAGTGCCACCTATATTTCAGAAGCTTCACAGGAGTTTTGCTATTTAGTCTTTATAATTATTCTGCTGAGCATCATTAGCACTATTTTACAGATAGTGCAacatgaggcacagagaagttaagtaatacaccaaggtcacacagccttgGGTTTAGAATCCCATGTAGATCAGCCCGACTCTCAAGGTACCAAGTGGTATGCCAGGTGGTCACCAGGAAGGGACAAGTTCTTACCCTCAAGGAGCCCACATCTAGAGAAGCAGCAGCCGTGCAAACACAAGTATATTCAAAGTGATACTGAAGTTAAGAGGAAGGAGCCCTGTCTAAGGAAGACAGCGCAGGCTGTCAGGGGAAATGCGTTGGAATTTGAAGGGTAAGTACTGATTGTAGAATGTTGTAGAAACaacattctaggcagagggaaaaCTTGCAAGGACTCTGGTGAGACATCATCAGAGAGTTTGTCTCACCTGGGAAGCATTGAGAATCATTTCAAGGCAGTTGCTTAGGGTATGCAAAGGAGGTGGCAACAGATACTGTTGATACAATAGATGAGCACCCAAATTAAGGTATTTGGATTTTACCTTTGGTTATAAGACACTAAAGGATTTCCATCACGAGAGTGGCATCAAGTCTTGTATGACAAGGTGGAGATACCAAAGTGCAGAAGACCATTTTCAGTCATGGGGATCAGATGGTAGTGAAATAGAGCAATGATAACAGGGATGTAAAGAggctaattaaaaaaatgaaataatgccatatgcagcaacatggatggacccagagagtgtcatactgaatgaagtaagtcagagaaggagaaatgtcatatggcatcccttatatgtggaatctaaaaagaaatgatacaaatgaacttccttACAAAATGGAAAACGACTCACGGATTTAGAGAACGAACTTATAGTTGcccagaggggaagggatagttagggagtttggaatggacatgcaCACACGGCGGCTGCTGCTATTTAGTCACTGagtctttgcaacctgatggactgtagcccacgagtttcctctgttcaagggatttcccagacaagaatactggagtgggttgctatctccttctctagaggatcttcctgacccaggagtcaaactccagtctcctgcttggcaggcagattcttgactagtaagccacctgggaagtccctgtatttaaaatggataaccaacaaggacctactgtatagcacatggaactctgttcaacattatgtgacagcctggatagGAGTGGGGTTGTGGGGAGAATGgttccatgtatatgtatggctgagtcccttcattgttcacctcaaactatcacaacactgttaaacggctataccccaacacaaaattaaaagttcgAAATATAAAGATGTTaggatggaggaaaaaaaggctAATTGAGAGAGCTAAAGATAACTTAATCACCACTAATTGTGTTATTATATTAGAACTCTTTTAAATGTGCCCTTTGATCTTATAAAAGCCTTCTTAGGAATGTAAGCCTCTGAGGAATAAGAGTCATGTACTCACTCATACTTGAtgcccaaagtctgttctctttaCAGAGTGATGATCAGACACTAGAAGTCTTTTGAAACCCAGTTTCTTGGTAGCCCAGATAACATCCAGCTGCATCATACAAAACATTCAGAtacattatcattttaatatcattttaatcTTCACCATAACCTCATGAGACAATTAGGACAGATATCAGTCTCCttttgaagatgagaaaatgaTAGGTTGTGAGTATTGTTGAAATCAAGCCctcaaaaaaagggggggagcagaactgggatttgaaatgAGGCCTGGAACAATGGCACCTAATGGGTactcaatagatatttatttaatgagggaaggaaggaacaaaCGCTCTCTGATTCCCAGTTCACCTCACCGCGTCCACTGCACAAGCAATTGATCCTAGAAGCCCGCTGAGAATCCAGAACAGGTAAACCGTCTGTCCTTGCGCCACTGAGCAACCAGTCAGTCCATTCAACCAAGCCAGCATTTGTTTTGTATGTATTGGGTGCGGCACTGACCAGGTCTCTGTCAtaagagaaatttaaattaattccTATCTTGCAATTACCCCCTCTGATGCTAAAATCAGTGGGGAAACAACTGGTGAAGCTCTTTGGTGAGAGCCTCCTCACAGGATAGCTGTGCATCAAAAATCGTGGTCCCCAGGTCTGTGGCAGAGTGATGAAGGAGCTTCAGAGAGGCTGCCCGGTGCGACCTGAAAGGCGTTATTGCCAGGGCCTTCTAGGAGAAGGCGGAATTCTACAGTATACAGGAGTAGGGTCTACGCTGCCCAAAACTGGGGATCTTGCAGTGGTTCTGCTGATTGCGGATTTCTGAAACTAGAGTATTAAGGAACCATGAAGCACATCTTCCTCCACCTGTGGCGTACTCCTCTCGAGAGTCTGCGGTCACTGAACCACCTGCTCCGTTCCAAGTCCCTCGCTGGGAGCTgagaggacaaaaggaaagaggaagataTTTGCACGGAATTTCCGTCCCCCTCCCCCGGGGGGTGATGCACACAGTCGAGGCTGCTAAGGTTACCAAGAGCTAAACCGGAGCCCAGTGTGCGTTGGACGCAAAAAACCAAAGCCCGGCGACCGGCCACTGAAGATGGGGGTGGAGGGCCATTACGGAGCGTCGTAGGCTTTTCTCGGCTTCGCTCGGGTTGCTGGTTCAGCTCCAAGGACCTGACAGGCGTGCTAGAAGCCTGGGGAGACCCAGGTCCTTTCCATCTTTGAAACTGGCGCGCTAGCCGTAGACGCGGTGAAGACTCGCTCAGCTTCAGTCCTCCGGAGCCAGGGCCTGGAGGCGGGGATGAGGGGCGGGGCTGAGGTTTGGGGGCGGGGCTAGAGCGGGGGCTGGCCCGAGGTGACGTAGGGCGGGCCGGGACgcgcggaggcggcggcggcacctcctcctcctgctgctgctgctgctgcgccCCATCCCCCAGCGGCCGGCCGGTTCCAGCCCGCACCCCGCGTCGGTGcccgcgccccctcccccggccccgcCATGGGCCTCACCGTGTCCGCGCTCTTTTCGCGGATCTTCGGGAAGAAGCAGATGCGGATCCTCATGGGTGAGGCAGACCAAGCTCGCGGCCCGGACGCGAGCGCCGGCCCCTGCGCAGCCCTGCCGCCCCCGCGTCCCTCCAGCCCCCGCTCACCCGTGTCTCCGACCCCGAGTCACCCATGTCCTTACCCCCCGGGGGGCACTACTCGGGTGGATCGCGGTCTGCAGCACCGCCCCCGGGGCCTGACACCCGGAGCTGCGGGCCTGGGTGGGGTGAAGCTCCCTGCGCCCCAGCCCGGCTGGTAAGAAGGGAGGATTCCCCGCCCTTGGAGACGACTTTTAAAAGGAGCGCTCGGCCTTTCTCTTGCACCTCTTTCCCCCTCAGTCCTCCGTCGCCCCTAGCCCGCTCTGGGGGCAGGAGTTGCCGCTCCCCACCCCGACCGCCCTCAAGGCCCCGAAGGTAGAGAACAGCGCGCACCTGGAGGCGCCCGGGCTCTCCGCCCCCGTCAGCATCGGCTGTCTTGGCCTCTCCCCTTCCCTGGGCTCTAGGGGGCTCCCTCGCTCTCATCTCCATCCCTGTGCCCCTCTCCGTTGCAGTTGGCTTGGATGCGGCTGGAAAGACCACAATCCTCTACAAACTGAAGTTGGGGGAGATTGTCACCACCATTCCCACCATAGGTGAGTTCGGAGGCGAGGTCGGGAGGAGCGGGAGCGCGGCGGGGGCCCTTCCGAGTATCTGCTCGGTATTCTGCCCCAGGCCTTTATCTGCCGGGAACTGACTCTGACATAGGATCCTGCTACCTGAGAAGTGGGTCAGGGTATCTCTTTGCGCGGGATGGATGTGACCTAGCGCCGCCCAGTCTGTGGACTGTCGGGCCTCTTGGGGTTCTTTTCCCTGGGGCCTCGATCGTTGCCTTCTGGTTTTGTGTCCCTCCTGAATCCACTTAGTGTTAATGAGTTCCTTCCTTTGAGTACTTTTGCCTCATATGTTGTACCATTATCTGCAGGCTtcaatgtggaaacagtggaataCAAGAACATCTGTTTCACAGTCTGGGACGTGGGAGGCCAGGACAAGATTCGGCCTCTGTGGCGGCACTACTTCCAGAACACTCAGGTTGGGGCTATCCCACCCCCAGGGGAAGAGGTGTTAGGGTTAGGAGGCTGAGGTGTTGGCCCTGAGCCAGGAAAAAACCCTTACAGCCTCTCACCCTCATTTGTAGGCGAGCCTCTCCTCATCCTTCAGATTGCCCTTATACTTCTGAGACTTAGCCAGCCACCTTCTGCTTCTCCCTAGAAGCAGAGTTCTGAATCCAAGCTGCCTGATTTAGGGCTCATCACGTCTTTCCCTGTTCCCTCGCACATCTTTTTGCTAAACCGCTTGCCTGAGGGCAGAGGCTGCATCCGTTGCAGAGTGTCTCCAGTTTGTGCTAGAATGTCTGCAGATCGTTATGGAAGTTTACTAGATGAGCAGGCTTTCGACACAATTAAAGACGGGCAGAAGAGCAAAGGATCCAGAGGAGGATGTGTGTGTCCCAGACTCTGGAGATAGCTcctccttcctgtcttcctttGCACCCAGGGCCTCATCTTCGTGGTGGACAGTAATGACCGAGAGCGCGTCCAGGAATCTGCTGAcgaactccagaagatggtgagcaCCCAGAGCCCCGGGGAAGAGAAGTCTCTGTGCCCCGGTGTGAGAGTCAGAAAGTGCCTCATGGGCCGCGAACGTACCTTTCTCTCTG
Proteins encoded:
- the GCC1 gene encoding GRIP and coiled-coil domain-containing protein 1, which codes for MEKFVGMNFGGGPSKKDLLETIETQKKQLLQYQTRLKDVVRAYKSLLKEKEALEASIKVLSVSHEADVGLAGAQPQGLTFPDSVDDRCSTHSEDSTGTAASLDTAASLTSTKGEFGVEDDRLARGPPPPKLEEASGSESGVSSSSGDGPSGGGEVDKRLHQLKTQLATLTSSLATVTQEKSRMEASYLADKKKMKQDLEDASKKAEEERGRLEGELKGLQEQIAETKARLITQQHDRAQEQSDHALMLRELQKLLQEERAQRQDLELRLEETREALAGRAYAAGQMEGFELQTKQLTREVEELKGELQALRDEKNQPDPRLKELQEEAACLKSHFQAQLQQEMRKTALAEDQLRQQSQLEEQRVAALENQISQVSELLGTYEKAKQKDQLAIQKLKERILQLDLENKTLALAASSRSPLDSHGDESSLDVNVLKDKMEKLKRLLQVAARKSQVTLDVEKLCNLEIMPSSEAADGEKATALYYQQELKQLKEEFERYKMRAQVVLKSKNVKDGNLGRELEEAREQLAELKEKYISLRLSCEELEHQHQQEAEGWKQEMARLQHGHRQELERSQLDFRDRTLKLEEELHKQRDRALAVLAEKDLELEQLRSVALSSGLPGRRSPVGGAGPGDQADTSTPDSLTQALQLAAASEPTFFLYAEQLARKEVEITSLRKQKHRLEVEVHRLQDRLLEEGERHREEVGALQSHIAKNIRDQSREGANLEYLKNIIYRFLTLPDTLGRQQTLTAILTILHFSPEEKQAIMRLPAGGGWWPSGKR
- the ARF5 gene encoding ADP-ribosylation factor 5 encodes the protein MGLTVSALFSRIFGKKQMRILMVGLDAAGKTTILYKLKLGEIVTTIPTIGFNVETVEYKNICFTVWDVGGQDKIRPLWRHYFQNTQGLIFVVDSNDRERVQESADELQKMLQEDELRDAVLLVFANKQDMPNAMPVSELTDKLGLQHLRSRTWYVQATCATQGTGLYDGLDWLSHELSKR